A window from Triticum aestivum cultivar Chinese Spring chromosome 6D, IWGSC CS RefSeq v2.1, whole genome shotgun sequence encodes these proteins:
- the LOC123143140 gene encoding uncharacterized protein — translation MLRLRSSILTHLAIPSSSAYPCSSLRRLLSATAPPISPNPSSFAVEDYLVGTCGLTRPQALKASAKLSHLRSPAKPDAVLAFLAGLGLSGADAAAAVAKDPRLLCAKADKTLAPVVDGLTGLGLSRPEIARLLSLAGSEFRCRSIISKLQYLLPLFGSSENLFRVLKSGSHLLCSDLERVVKPNIAFLQECGLGACDIAKLCIPVSRVLVTNPEHVRMMVACAERLGVPRGSRMFRHALQAVAFLSKEKIAAKVEFMKNTFRWSDAEVSIALSKAPVVLRRSKEHLQRTSNFLISEVGLEPAYIARRPALITYSLEGRLRPRHYAVKFLTENGLLDHGRSYYVIFTMTEKVFVEKYICPHQEAAPHIAKYYAAACRGELPAR, via the coding sequence atgcTCCGCCTCCGAAGCTCCATCCTCACCCATCTCGCCATCCCCTCGTCCTCCGCCTATCCCTGCTCCTctctccgccgcctcctctccgcCACCGCGCCCCCCATTTCCCCAAACCCTAGCAGCTTCGCCGTCGAGGACTACCTCGTCGGCACCTGCGGCCTCACCCGGCCCCAAGCCCTCAAGGCCTCCGCCAAGCTCTCCCACCTCAGGTCCCCCGCCAAGCCCGACGCCGtcctcgccttcctcgccggcctcggcctctccggcgccgatgccgccgccgccgtagccaaaGACCCGCGATTACTCTGCGCCAAAGCGGACAAAACCTTGGCCCCCGTCGTCGACGGGCTCACCGGCCTCGGCCTCTCGCGTCCTGAGATCGCGCGCCTCCTCTCGCTCGCCGGCAGCGAATTCCGCTGTAGATCCATAATCTCCAAGCTGCAGTACTTGCTGCCTCTCTTCGGGTCCTCCGAGAACCTATTCCGAGTGCTCAAGAGCGGCTCCCACCTTCTCTGCTCCGACCTCGAGAGGGTTGTCAAACCCAACATCGCGTTCCTGCAGGAGTGCGGGCTAGGTGCTTGTGATATTGCCAAGTTGTGCATCCCTGTGTCGAGGGTGCTCGTCACCAACCCCGAGCACGTCCGGATGATGGTGGCATGTGCCGAAAGATTGGGTGTGCCCCGTGGCTCTCGGATGTTCAGGCACGCGCTTCAAGCTGTCGCCTTTCTCAGCAAAGAGAAGATTGCTGCCAAAGTGGAGTTCATGAAGAATACATTCAGGTGGTCAGATGCCGAGGTCAGCATTGCTCTGTCTAAGGCTCCGGTCGTGCTAAGGAGGTCAAAGGAACATCTGCAGCGCACTTCCAATTTTCTCATCTCCGAGGTTGGCTTGGAACCGGCTTACATTGCCCGTCGTCCAGCATTGATCACTTACAGCCTGGAAGGCAGGCTCCGACCGCGGCACTACGCTGTGAAGTTTCTCACAGAAAATGGATTGCTAGATCACGGCCGGAGCTACTATGTAATTTTCACGATGACTGAGAAGGTTTTCGTGGAAAAATACATATGCCCTCACCAGGAAGCTGCGCCGCACATTGCCAAATACTATGCTGCCGCTTGTCGAGGGGAACTGCCTGCCCGCTAG